A genomic stretch from Sulfolobus islandicus Y.N.15.51 includes:
- a CDS encoding IS5 family transposase, with protein MGKSKYKRDWSKYDENVITRYELMFPFYVFQHWWELLAEENRNAKKTYKAPKEFNDFLAFLHLFLPYRAIEGVLRALERLKIIPTSLDYSTIWERVRNMNIKFPEANDQLEVIADATGISTNKGGQYIIAKWGKTKDSKFLKIEIVMDKDQFNVINAEVTSNEVQTAVKTVKDLQDKGKKVKKFYGDKAYDANEVYKTGVEVVVPPRENASTRRGHPARRKAVREFKRLGYNRWREERGYGVRWRIESLFSAVKRTFGESVRATSFLGQVVEAKLKFWAYAWMVHLANSLVGRAPGIRV; from the coding sequence ATGGGAAAGAGTAAGTACAAGAGGGATTGGAGCAAGTACGACGAGAACGTTATAACTAGATACGAGCTAATGTTCCCCTTCTACGTCTTCCAACACTGGTGGGAATTACTAGCAGAAGAGAATAGGAATGCCAAGAAAACCTACAAGGCGCCAAAGGAGTTCAACGACTTCCTAGCGTTCCTGCACTTGTTCCTACCTTATAGGGCCATAGAAGGAGTATTGAGAGCATTAGAAAGACTGAAAATCATCCCAACAAGCCTAGACTACTCAACAATATGGGAAAGAGTAAGAAACATGAACATAAAATTCCCAGAGGCAAATGACCAACTTGAAGTAATAGCAGACGCAACGGGAATAAGCACAAACAAGGGAGGACAATACATTATAGCAAAATGGGGAAAAACCAAGGACTCAAAATTCCTCAAGATCGAAATAGTAATGGATAAGGACCAATTCAACGTAATAAACGCTGAAGTAACCAGCAACGAGGTTCAGACTGCAGTTAAGACGGTTAAGGATTTACAAGATAAGGGAAAGAAGGTCAAGAAGTTTTATGGAGATAAAGCTTATGATGCTAATGAGGTTTACAAGACTGGGGTTGAGGTTGTTGTTCCACCTAGGGAGAACGCCTCCACTAGACGCGGTCATCCTGCTAGGAGAAAGGCTGTAAGGGAGTTCAAGAGGTTGGGTTATAATCGTTGGAGGGAGGAGAGGGGTTACGGTGTTAGGTGGAGGATTGAGTCCTTATTCTCTGCTGTGAAGCGTACTTTTGGGGAATCTGTTAGGGCTACAAGTTTTTTAGGACAAGTGGTTGAGGCTAAGCTCAAGTTCTGGGCTTATGCATGGATGGTCCACTTGGCTAATTCTTTAGTTGGTAGAGCTCCGGGTATTAGGGTGTGA
- a CDS encoding ISH3-like element ISSis6 family transposase, translated as MVTPVLPHQNNIQQIGYKLLSMLNFKGKKGEEVARTLISACLWNDSVESKSRAYGVSPQTVRNYVEEQGMEVIEKLLESARKISLKVLKGVKEIDVSIDWTTKTWYGRPVGGLGSSEEGNSWNYATATTKFNGKVLLLAFVTQVKGMTKEEIVKALVEQVVAMGFKIRLITLDAGFYTVDVLNFISQFKYIVAVPVGDVKVYEEFDGDYATNSKRHRRDEQVKFRLLVYSKEKVRRKKKSVVYFARATNLDLPKGEVLDLYNKVRGPIETSYRNIKAFLPFTSSTKFVFRTLIFVLAVAFYSLYTVFKGEVRREQFRILLILLFSDDLFYLKDFLFKSIEPLINNIDLFSRR; from the coding sequence ATGGTAACACCGGTACTCCCTCACCAAAATAACATTCAACAAATAGGATATAAATTACTTTCCATGCTGAACTTCAAGGGAAAGAAAGGGGAAGAGGTGGCGAGAACCCTCATCTCAGCGTGTTTATGGAACGATTCGGTGGAAAGCAAGTCGAGGGCGTATGGCGTGTCCCCACAGACCGTGAGGAATTACGTGGAGGAGCAAGGGATGGAAGTTATTGAGAAACTCTTGGAAAGCGCCAGGAAGATATCCTTGAAGGTACTGAAGGGAGTCAAGGAGATAGACGTCTCAATAGACTGGACAACCAAGACCTGGTACGGGAGACCGGTGGGAGGGCTCGGGAGTTCGGAGGAGGGAAACTCTTGGAACTACGCAACTGCGACGACAAAGTTTAATGGGAAAGTGCTCCTACTGGCCTTCGTCACTCAAGTCAAGGGGATGACTAAGGAAGAGATCGTGAAGGCCCTCGTGGAGCAAGTCGTCGCGATGGGGTTCAAGATAAGGTTGATAACTCTTGACGCAGGTTTCTATACTGTTGATGTGCTCAACTTCATTTCACAGTTTAAGTATATAGTTGCTGTGCCTGTTGGGGATGTTAAGGTTTATGAGGAGTTTGACGGGGATTACGCAACTAATAGTAAGAGGCATAGGAGGGATGAGCAGGTCAAGTTCAGGCTTCTCGTGTACAGCAAGGAAAAAGTGAGGAGAAAGAAGAAGAGTGTTGTTTATTTTGCTAGGGCTACTAATCTAGACCTACCGAAGGGGGAGGTGTTGGATTTGTACAATAAGGTAAGGGGTCCCATAGAGACCTCTTATAGGAACATTAAGGCTTTTCTTCCATTTACTAGTTCTACTAAGTTTGTTTTCCGCACGTTGATCTTCGTGCTGGCCGTGGCCTTCTACTCCCTGTACACCGTGTTCAAGGGGGAGGTGAGGAGGGAGCAGTTCAGGATACTCCTAATACTCTTGTTTTCTGATGATTTATTCTATCTAAAAGATTTTCTATTTAAATCAATAGAACCGCTTATTAATAATATAGATTTATTTTCAAGGAGGTGA
- a CDS encoding ParA family protein: MREISDVIVENFLHVSKTSKGEVKVSLDIIPGSYVSTFHAMFKGYFPMFDEFAVKKELENFREKYDFILIDTSPSDVVTIKPVLRASDYLIIPEDGTIEAFNAMLIFLKEALPKYIWSSFDNPRVLGSVLTKVRRNSTKLLLEHNKLLLNEISENTEVMSHIYDPPYFGANDDHPEDFILSSNKEYLSDLIWRNESIPPIGEVFDKLFLVSEKLQPDLYSYFYKVFYRLPSEVVRRVREW, from the coding sequence ATAAGGGAGATATCGGACGTAATTGTAGAGAACTTTCTCCACGTCTCCAAGACTTCTAAGGGAGAAGTAAAAGTTTCATTAGACATAATCCCGGGATCCTACGTATCTACTTTCCACGCAATGTTCAAAGGCTACTTCCCAATGTTCGATGAGTTTGCAGTTAAGAAAGAGTTAGAGAACTTCAGAGAAAAATATGACTTCATACTGATAGATACCTCACCTTCTGACGTAGTCACAATAAAGCCTGTTCTGAGGGCTTCGGACTATTTAATAATCCCAGAAGATGGTACCATTGAGGCCTTTAACGCAATGCTCATATTCCTTAAGGAGGCTTTGCCTAAATACATATGGAGCAGTTTCGATAATCCTAGAGTATTGGGATCTGTCCTCACTAAGGTTAGGAGGAATTCAACTAAACTATTGTTAGAACATAACAAGTTATTGCTTAACGAAATCTCAGAGAACACGGAAGTGATGAGCCATATCTACGACCCGCCTTACTTCGGAGCTAACGACGACCACCCAGAGGACTTCATACTTTCATCAAATAAGGAGTATTTGAGTGACCTAATATGGAGGAACGAAAGTATACCGCCCATAGGTGAAGTATTTGACAAGCTCTTCTTAGTTAGCGAGAAACTCCAACCAGACCTCTACTCCTACTTCTATAAAGTATTCTACAGATTGCCTTCAGAGGTAGTAAGGAGGGTTAGGGAATGGTAG
- a CDS encoding Ig-like domain repeat protein: MRKALTILLIILVLPSLLSGAGNIIATAQGGGGGSPGGLGQFIATLQTLIPAALILLAILANRYDQRYALVLFAAAMASAIFLAAATGGKIGGNVQITLVQLQVKVSGPTSAYTGNTETYTVSWSPSMSGTVIWTVLYNGSIVYNATGGTSFTYTFNDPGKYIVAASVINQQNFAGGSGAVLVTVTNPPSPLGWIEGAITGAISGLINSVANAFTGFLTTLLQIFGAPLEWMTYSPTPTMSPASQSIYNQMKDFSVGLAMLFIAFSIAYNAIRGEYADLVDLAGDVMYKLSVWGLFFAGGLTIYTYAANFINSIIYSVAGPYLGIATVEYTGGATLFTALFALMNGIPFGFGDALSMFLSLVMFLLAITLAIATIKYAVMLAIVDTIPLWATLWIFEWTRKIAMVVIDLLIGLMVAGLIAAVTFAILATLPLGALMFAIDPIAMDGEFLFTLAFFVFGLRPGEHMMGAFRKKNGGGSGNTVVVENNSGGSTSSEPPPGRYM, encoded by the coding sequence ATGAGGAAAGCATTAACTATCCTATTAATAATATTAGTACTTCCATCACTGCTTTCAGGAGCAGGAAATATTATAGCAACGGCACAAGGAGGTGGAGGAGGAAGTCCAGGTGGCTTAGGCCAGTTTATAGCTACACTGCAGACACTGATACCAGCAGCTCTCATACTCTTAGCAATATTAGCTAACAGATACGACCAGCGTTATGCGTTAGTGTTGTTTGCTGCTGCTATGGCATCAGCGATATTTCTTGCAGCTGCTACAGGAGGTAAGATAGGAGGAAATGTACAAATTACGCTAGTGCAACTACAGGTAAAAGTTTCTGGTCCTACTTCAGCGTACACAGGCAATACTGAAACTTATACAGTCTCATGGAGTCCTTCCATGTCTGGAACTGTAATATGGACTGTTCTATATAATGGAAGTATAGTGTACAACGCTACTGGAGGTACTTCTTTTACCTATACTTTTAATGATCCAGGTAAATACATAGTTGCAGCAAGTGTAATTAATCAACAGAATTTTGCTGGAGGTTCTGGGGCAGTTCTGGTTACAGTTACAAACCCCCCTTCACCTCTTGGGTGGATAGAAGGAGCAATCACAGGCGCAATTTCTGGATTAATTAACTCTGTCGCTAATGCGTTTACAGGATTCCTAACAACATTACTACAGATTTTTGGAGCACCTCTGGAATGGATGACATATTCTCCTACTCCTACCATGTCACCAGCGTCACAATCAATTTACAACCAAATGAAAGACTTTAGCGTTGGGCTCGCAATGCTTTTCATAGCTTTCTCAATCGCCTATAACGCTATAAGGGGAGAGTATGCCGATCTCGTGGATCTTGCTGGAGACGTAATGTACAAATTATCTGTTTGGGGACTGTTCTTCGCGGGTGGCCTAACAATTTATACTTACGCTGCGAATTTCATTAATTCTATAATATATTCTGTTGCAGGACCTTACTTAGGGATCGCAACAGTTGAATATACAGGGGGAGCTACATTGTTTACTGCATTATTTGCCTTAATGAATGGCATCCCGTTTGGGTTTGGTGATGCGTTGTCGATGTTCTTGTCCCTCGTTATGTTCTTATTAGCTATTACTTTAGCAATAGCAACGATTAAGTACGCTGTAATGCTAGCGATAGTAGACACAATTCCCTTATGGGCTACTCTATGGATATTCGAATGGACAAGAAAAATTGCTATGGTGGTCATAGACTTATTGATAGGACTTATGGTTGCTGGGCTGATAGCTGCAGTAACATTCGCTATATTGGCAACACTGCCATTGGGAGCGTTAATGTTTGCTATCGACCCTATAGCTATGGATGGGGAATTTTTGTTCACTCTAGCTTTCTTTGTCTTCGGACTAAGACCAGGAGAACATATGATGGGAGCATTCAGAAAGAAAAACGGAGGAGGATCCGGAAATACCGTAGTAGTAGAAAATAATAGTGGCGGATCTACGTCCTCAGAACCACCACCTGGAAGATATATGTAA
- a CDS encoding DEAD/DEAH box helicase family protein, protein MPNTEADAITLCDEHLRKLGWNLEKFKKNHTLKDLFPNISFTENEGKHRPDYTLILGDKVILIEAKKKGVDLRAAIAEARESAKILRKYGVNVPYIYACDGQKWYMQNLDANTVETQVERFLKPEEVSVTLNPVSSSINALDLRNYQKIAVQQIITSFLSGKKRMLVEMATGTGKTEVVMAAIAKLLDEGKVKNVLYLVDRDSLATQTYQRFNARLGDKYNIRKLSGDINDLSADIIISTVQMLYVDEKFKLFNSDHFQLIVLDEAHRSYYGDWHKVVQYFNKAAVLGLTATPKIDKDVDNFAYFGYPIFRYTYSRGVKDGYLADTIYYKFLTNVDIYGIHDLGYDFDPNDLGKKVDIPMRNELIAEKYFEAINFKETKELKKAIVFAASIKHAENLRLAFIRKYNELMGYSPDNAEAEEIFRSIHSAIPNHEELVREFQSPNSRIKVAFTVDLLSTGVDAPDVEVIVMARPTKSRVLYLQMKGRGTRIYKEGNKVKDKFYLIDFVDTWRLENEEDKPITNEDIVKEEEEEEKEISELMGSTEEPQRTTAKKEVKREQKREEMVILDIPVSIVYAEVITPENFKNELKGISEQVVRQVKAYLQAQEEVQIKKTQFETAVRSFDYFYRKNGGKTLNENYLKELEAFLNEQGITEDVLKDTYGEPDATLKDFVEVALGLKTFPTPEERKRNLIKEWYNKKGYPKECERLFMALYDFRKRNPNIDKKAFFNAEVVKQAGGFSKVKGCFEDINSFWKLYDEAVMETG, encoded by the coding sequence ATGCCAAATACCGAAGCTGATGCGATAACGTTATGCGATGAACATCTTAGGAAGTTGGGATGGAATCTCGAGAAATTTAAGAAAAACCACACCCTAAAGGATCTCTTCCCAAACATATCGTTTACAGAAAATGAAGGAAAACATAGACCAGATTATACTTTAATTTTAGGAGATAAGGTAATTCTAATTGAGGCGAAGAAAAAGGGTGTTGATTTAAGAGCTGCAATAGCAGAGGCTAGAGAGAGTGCTAAAATTCTAAGAAAATATGGAGTTAACGTACCTTATATCTATGCGTGTGATGGTCAAAAATGGTACATGCAAAACCTAGATGCAAATACAGTAGAAACCCAAGTAGAGAGGTTTCTAAAGCCTGAAGAAGTTTCAGTAACATTAAATCCGGTTTCCAGTTCGATTAATGCCCTTGATTTAAGAAATTATCAGAAGATTGCAGTACAGCAAATAATTACGTCTTTTCTCAGCGGTAAAAAGAGAATGTTAGTAGAAATGGCTACTGGAACAGGGAAAACAGAGGTTGTAATGGCAGCAATAGCGAAACTCCTTGATGAGGGCAAGGTAAAAAATGTCTTGTATTTAGTTGATAGGGATTCCCTAGCAACCCAAACTTATCAGAGATTTAATGCTAGGTTAGGAGACAAGTATAATATAAGAAAATTAAGTGGTGATATTAATGACTTATCTGCAGATATAATCATTTCAACAGTACAAATGCTGTATGTAGATGAGAAATTCAAACTATTTAATTCAGATCATTTCCAATTGATAGTTTTAGATGAGGCACATAGATCGTATTATGGAGATTGGCATAAAGTTGTGCAATACTTTAATAAAGCAGCAGTGTTAGGGCTTACTGCAACCCCTAAAATTGATAAGGATGTTGATAATTTTGCGTATTTCGGATATCCTATTTTTAGATATACATATAGTAGGGGAGTAAAAGACGGCTATTTAGCAGATACAATTTACTATAAGTTCCTTACAAATGTAGATATTTATGGAATTCATGATTTAGGTTATGATTTTGATCCTAACGATTTAGGTAAAAAAGTAGATATACCAATGAGGAATGAATTAATAGCTGAAAAATACTTCGAAGCAATAAACTTTAAAGAAACTAAAGAGCTGAAGAAAGCTATTGTTTTTGCAGCTAGTATTAAGCATGCAGAAAATCTCAGGCTAGCTTTTATTAGGAAATATAATGAATTAATGGGATACTCTCCTGATAATGCTGAGGCTGAAGAAATTTTCCGCTCTATTCATTCCGCTATTCCTAATCATGAGGAATTAGTTAGAGAATTCCAAAGTCCTAACTCTAGGATCAAAGTTGCTTTTACTGTAGATTTACTATCCACTGGTGTTGATGCCCCTGACGTAGAAGTAATAGTTATGGCAAGGCCTACAAAATCCAGAGTATTATATTTACAAATGAAAGGTAGAGGGACTAGAATATATAAAGAGGGAAATAAAGTAAAGGACAAATTCTATCTTATTGATTTTGTGGACACATGGAGATTAGAAAATGAAGAAGACAAGCCGATAACGAATGAGGACATCGTGAAAGAAGAAGAGGAAGAAGAGAAGGAAATAAGCGAGCTTATGGGTTCCACAGAAGAACCGCAAAGGACTACTGCCAAGAAGGAAGTGAAGAGAGAACAAAAGAGAGAAGAGATGGTAATCTTAGATATTCCAGTAAGTATAGTTTATGCTGAAGTAATTACTCCTGAGAATTTTAAGAATGAATTAAAAGGAATAAGTGAACAAGTAGTAAGACAAGTAAAGGCTTATTTACAAGCACAAGAAGAAGTACAAATAAAGAAGACACAATTTGAAACCGCAGTCAGATCCTTCGACTATTTTTATAGGAAAAATGGAGGTAAAACGTTAAACGAGAATTATTTAAAGGAGCTTGAAGCTTTCCTTAATGAACAAGGCATAACAGAGGATGTTTTAAAGGATACTTATGGAGAACCCGACGCTACCCTAAAAGACTTCGTAGAAGTGGCTTTGGGATTGAAAACTTTCCCGACTCCAGAGGAAAGGAAAAGGAATCTTATCAAGGAATGGTATAACAAGAAAGGATATCCTAAAGAATGTGAAAGATTATTCATGGCACTCTATGACTTTAGAAAGAGAAACCCAAATATAGATAAGAAGGCGTTTTTCAACGCTGAGGTGGTTAAGCAAGCTGGAGGATTTTCTAAGGTAAAAGGGTGCTTTGAAGATATAAACTCATTCTGGAAACTATATGATGAGGCGGTGATGGAAACTGGCTAA
- a CDS encoding type IV secretion system DNA-binding domain-containing protein, which produces MWGKKEVIKYYELFPKVEYDKTFNILNSLGHVFEIIYFKDKDLMHLYAYTNTQLEVLRKDFGVNENVNIPVPKFVGRILFKNEKDFYWGAEFNDFNSFLTKLRPREQLRLWIVLEPRLNEIFLKYSDKLKRNQSIIGKRQREVLASRLEQFAKDNIYYLQPYILSDDKKRIKELTKELQQFILTRSRKLRLEIRKTKGWEDNIPRVPRFHSLKIKRWLWVDEEKINKVAVIPNPSIIPVNFVTGGILPELPPNRNGFEIGKTIQSGKSYMLELEDLYRHGYVIGGTGAGKTTTIISLITAIKKAYNNTIIMIFDPHGDMAEEVASYFADDEKLIYFHPVESGISINPLALPNIPNKEQALLLGFSNVMEIFEKLFGLKDTAVYVKYIIQVSMQLLYSKTPEPTFRDLYRIIYKLRTGEIDLPVDDPTWENKLGMFQNMQEQSFLSAVSRLEMLGTNPLLLKIFSRSKIDDKELFKPGNIIVINASKAAVGNDAAFLILAGWIFKTWYYALARAALGMERIPIIAFMDEFQNIASLSVIDDILSEARKYGMHIIMAHQHTGQLDKPLIKSIMSNTGVKLLMKEQGDDAKAFAEIFPEFGSELQKILPSLGVGETVAIITPRKEGDKVVPVRVKVNYVPVKKNPEKLKKVIDRMQIYITGEIPKSEDIESIVNPIMKYIEKPNVLEQLVLYHVFKNGKKMYLVDLLKELGLDRDKVNDVVNRLEKLGYIDVEKEGNKKVLYYGKGLFGNVKAVAPSVEGRKLAMKVMLRYMKQGYYVTPAKQDQSLTSRPDIVAIPIDKSTLRPIYDRSIAIEIESCNELSVHPEQVMHNFRKESTKDFAEVHSWAYEECFDKLQQLYNQLSDVEKNKVKIFSIKLKKEIEQQSKEEQKQEQLTGEFNGKREEKAESIAQQAAQGAAANNANSKLGSLTLKEVTIEVLKEDTDYAIIKIGDKQYRVLKTDLELLKAAAKDPELLEDVKLKENKILIQAAGTKKTILLGPT; this is translated from the coding sequence ATGTGGGGCAAAAAAGAAGTAATCAAATACTACGAATTATTCCCAAAAGTCGAGTACGATAAGACATTCAACATCCTAAATTCTCTAGGACATGTCTTCGAGATCATATATTTTAAAGACAAAGATTTAATGCACCTCTATGCTTACACAAATACACAACTAGAAGTTTTAAGGAAGGACTTCGGTGTTAACGAAAATGTTAACATTCCAGTCCCTAAATTCGTAGGTCGTATTTTGTTCAAAAACGAGAAAGATTTCTACTGGGGTGCCGAGTTCAACGATTTCAACAGTTTTCTTACTAAATTGCGGCCAAGGGAACAACTAAGGCTCTGGATAGTCCTTGAGCCACGGCTCAACGAGATATTTCTCAAATATTCTGATAAATTGAAAAGGAACCAATCTATAATAGGCAAAAGACAGAGGGAAGTCCTAGCTTCGAGATTAGAGCAATTTGCGAAAGATAACATATACTATTTACAACCATACATTCTTTCAGATGATAAAAAAAGAATAAAAGAATTGACTAAGGAGCTTCAGCAATTTATTTTAACTAGGTCTAGAAAATTAAGACTAGAAATTAGGAAAACTAAGGGATGGGAAGATAATATCCCCAGGGTGCCTAGATTTCATTCATTAAAAATTAAGAGATGGCTCTGGGTTGATGAAGAGAAAATAAATAAAGTAGCTGTAATTCCCAATCCATCAATAATCCCAGTGAACTTCGTAACCGGGGGGATACTTCCGGAACTTCCTCCTAACAGGAATGGTTTCGAAATAGGCAAAACTATCCAATCTGGTAAATCTTACATGTTAGAGTTAGAAGATCTTTATCGACACGGATATGTCATAGGTGGCACTGGTGCTGGGAAGACTACAACAATTATTTCCTTGATAACTGCTATAAAGAAAGCTTACAATAACACGATAATCATGATTTTTGACCCGCACGGAGACATGGCTGAAGAGGTTGCTTCATATTTTGCAGATGACGAAAAACTAATCTACTTCCACCCTGTAGAATCAGGGATTTCAATCAACCCATTAGCACTGCCAAACATCCCAAATAAAGAACAAGCCTTGCTACTAGGGTTCAGCAATGTTATGGAAATATTCGAGAAACTATTTGGACTTAAGGATACCGCAGTTTACGTAAAATATATCATTCAAGTATCAATGCAGCTACTTTATTCTAAAACTCCAGAACCTACATTTAGAGATCTATACAGAATTATTTACAAACTGAGGACAGGTGAGATAGATCTCCCAGTTGATGATCCTACTTGGGAAAATAAATTAGGGATGTTCCAAAACATGCAGGAACAGAGCTTCCTCTCAGCTGTGTCGAGGCTTGAGATGTTAGGGACAAACCCTCTTCTCCTAAAGATATTCAGTAGGAGTAAGATAGATGATAAGGAACTATTCAAGCCCGGGAACATAATAGTAATAAACGCATCAAAAGCTGCAGTAGGAAATGATGCGGCATTCCTGATTTTAGCTGGTTGGATCTTCAAGACATGGTACTATGCATTAGCGAGGGCTGCATTAGGCATGGAAAGGATTCCTATTATTGCATTTATGGACGAGTTCCAGAATATTGCATCATTGAGCGTTATAGATGATATTCTAAGCGAAGCCAGGAAGTACGGTATGCATATTATCATGGCTCATCAACACACTGGACAGTTAGACAAACCCCTCATTAAATCAATAATGAGCAATACTGGGGTGAAGCTGTTGATGAAGGAACAAGGAGATGACGCTAAAGCGTTTGCGGAAATATTTCCAGAGTTCGGCTCAGAGCTACAAAAAATCCTACCCAGCCTAGGAGTAGGCGAAACTGTAGCCATAATCACACCGAGAAAAGAGGGAGATAAGGTTGTCCCAGTGAGGGTTAAAGTAAACTACGTCCCTGTGAAAAAGAACCCAGAGAAGCTGAAGAAAGTCATAGACAGAATGCAGATATATATAACCGGAGAGATACCTAAGAGCGAAGACATAGAGAGTATAGTTAACCCAATTATGAAATATATAGAGAAACCTAACGTATTAGAACAACTGGTTCTATATCACGTGTTCAAAAATGGGAAGAAGATGTATTTAGTTGATCTATTAAAGGAGCTAGGATTGGACAGGGATAAGGTGAATGATGTGGTAAACAGATTGGAGAAACTAGGTTATATAGACGTTGAAAAGGAAGGAAACAAAAAGGTTCTCTACTACGGTAAGGGACTGTTTGGAAATGTTAAAGCAGTAGCTCCTTCTGTTGAAGGTAGAAAACTGGCCATGAAGGTAATGCTCAGGTACATGAAGCAAGGTTATTACGTAACTCCAGCCAAACAAGACCAGAGCTTGACGTCTAGACCTGATATAGTAGCTATACCTATCGACAAATCAACATTGAGGCCCATTTATGATAGATCTATTGCAATTGAAATAGAAAGCTGCAATGAGCTTAGTGTACATCCGGAGCAAGTAATGCATAATTTCAGAAAGGAAAGCACTAAGGACTTTGCAGAAGTACATTCATGGGCATACGAAGAATGTTTTGATAAGCTGCAGCAGCTATATAATCAACTTTCTGATGTAGAGAAAAACAAAGTTAAGATATTCTCAATAAAGTTAAAGAAAGAGATAGAACAACAAAGTAAAGAAGAACAGAAACAAGAACAGTTAACTGGGGAGTTTAACGGCAAAAGAGAAGAGAAGGCTGAAAGTATAGCTCAACAAGCAGCCCAGGGAGCTGCTGCCAATAATGCTAACAGTAAACTGGGGAGTTTAACGCTGAAAGAAGTAACGATAGAGGTCCTCAAAGAGGATACCGATTATGCAATAATAAAGATAGGAGATAAGCAGTACAGGGTACTTAAGACAGACTTAGAACTGCTTAAAGCAGCAGCAAAGGATCCGGAGCTACTGGAAGACGTAAAACTAAAAGAAAATAAGATCTTAATCCAAGCAGCTGGAACTAAGAAAACTATCCTTTTAGGCCCTACGTAA
- a CDS encoding Holliday junction resolvase-like protein, producing MLVEILGGVSALLLIVLIIVIAYYSRKVSQLNKKITEVQLNSQQIAQQMFNNWVNQHSQQLQKQLEQSIKQQYEAQLEMWKQQNEQMIRKDAIARSVNTLLGRIGEEFAPLLLADKYQVNPKDFRHLGSPVDYIAFKGLSDDNVHPEVIFIEVKSGKSSSLTERERKVRDAIRNGKVRYEVVSLNDLIGEVQKKINEEINKLS from the coding sequence ATGTTAGTGGAAATTTTAGGTGGGGTATCAGCTCTACTTCTAATAGTCCTAATAATAGTTATCGCATATTATTCAAGGAAGGTTTCGCAACTAAATAAGAAGATAACAGAAGTTCAGCTTAATTCGCAACAAATAGCTCAACAGATGTTCAATAACTGGGTTAATCAACACTCACAACAATTACAGAAGCAATTAGAACAATCAATAAAACAGCAATATGAAGCGCAGTTGGAAATGTGGAAACAACAGAATGAACAAATGATAAGAAAGGACGCTATAGCTAGATCAGTTAATACTCTTTTAGGAAGAATAGGGGAAGAATTTGCTCCTCTACTTCTGGCAGACAAATATCAAGTTAATCCTAAGGACTTCAGGCATTTAGGTAGTCCAGTGGATTACATTGCTTTCAAAGGACTTTCTGACGATAATGTACACCCAGAGGTAATCTTCATTGAAGTTAAGAGCGGGAAATCTAGTTCTCTAACTGAGAGAGAAAGAAAAGTTAGGGATGCAATAAGGAACGGAAAAGTAAGGTATGAGGTAGTCAGTTTGAACGACTTGATAGGTGAAGTGCAGAAGAAGATAAATGAAGAAATAAACAAGTTGAGTTGA